The Micromonospora sp. NBC_01740 genome includes a window with the following:
- a CDS encoding SMI1/KNR4 family protein: MEPYLRLTVSGSAADRAVGRSADMHVYRGRMLDLLPHGRAGHRYLVPRIVGRGSAMADLRGLVGEMASALAGTDIAVLQGRYQPRGGSSLHTFDAAGRSAFADTGFAMHDLLRRVDEVLRPDGEDRPLVVELARDGAGRAELRYTFDLPAVAPVRLVLDPAYRHPNHPASPMPAPPGIAVTDRPTDPEVLATIRGLVAEFVSENTRKTGRTPEFGAGHSEEDIRAAEAAMGLRLPEDLRALYRTVSGDEEYGLLGAGALLPLDSVVAAYLAGRPGAGFGPDDLFAVFPVVYEAYPPGRVRRVSRNDWWVEVGTDWGGNYCMVDLDPGPKGTCGQIIQYGRDFYGPVGYVAESVTAALHDVLAALRDDGTPRRASAHPQYSHSEQVGERRIADVVAGLDVQELYLNEGTTLHLAELAPLRRLRSVSINRATAVTAAVSPGVPVEWLSIDAAEIDLSSLGGHPTLWGLKLASRSPVAIGALANLPALAHLDLSGAHVSDLYRVADLPGLRVLELSLAQWRELRERDALPTGLAAAALNGFARLKEADEWATWLRGAAGPR; this comes from the coding sequence GTGGAACCTTACCTCCGGCTGACGGTATCCGGATCTGCCGCTGATCGCGCTGTCGGTCGAAGCGCCGATATGCACGTTTATCGTGGCCGGATGCTGGATCTCCTCCCCCACGGCCGGGCCGGACACCGCTATCTTGTTCCGCGGATCGTGGGGAGGGGATCGGCGATGGCGGATCTGCGGGGACTGGTGGGGGAGATGGCGTCGGCGCTGGCCGGCACCGACATTGCGGTCCTGCAAGGGCGTTACCAGCCCCGGGGCGGCAGCTCGCTGCACACGTTCGATGCTGCCGGGCGGTCGGCGTTCGCGGACACCGGGTTCGCCATGCACGACCTGCTCCGCCGGGTGGACGAGGTGCTGCGCCCGGACGGGGAGGACCGCCCGCTCGTCGTCGAACTCGCCCGCGACGGGGCTGGGCGCGCCGAGCTGCGATACACCTTCGACCTTCCCGCCGTGGCGCCGGTGCGGCTGGTGCTCGATCCGGCCTACCGGCACCCCAACCACCCGGCCTCGCCGATGCCGGCGCCGCCCGGTATCGCCGTCACCGACCGGCCCACCGACCCAGAGGTCCTCGCCACCATCCGGGGCCTCGTCGCGGAGTTCGTGAGCGAGAACACCCGGAAGACGGGGCGCACGCCCGAGTTCGGCGCCGGGCATTCGGAAGAGGACATTCGCGCCGCCGAGGCGGCGATGGGCCTGCGGCTGCCCGAGGACCTTCGGGCCCTGTACCGCACGGTGTCCGGCGATGAGGAGTACGGGCTGCTCGGCGCGGGGGCCCTGCTGCCGTTGGACTCCGTGGTGGCGGCGTACCTGGCCGGCAGGCCCGGGGCCGGCTTCGGTCCCGACGACCTGTTCGCGGTGTTCCCGGTCGTCTATGAGGCGTACCCGCCGGGGCGGGTGCGGCGGGTGTCCCGCAACGACTGGTGGGTGGAGGTCGGCACCGACTGGGGCGGGAACTACTGCATGGTTGACCTCGATCCCGGGCCGAAGGGCACCTGCGGGCAGATCATTCAGTACGGCAGGGACTTCTACGGGCCGGTGGGGTATGTCGCCGAGTCCGTGACCGCGGCGCTGCACGACGTGCTCGCGGCGCTACGGGACGACGGTACCCCCCGGCGCGCCTCGGCCCATCCGCAGTACAGCCACTCCGAGCAGGTGGGGGAGCGGCGGATCGCCGACGTCGTCGCCGGGCTCGACGTACAGGAGCTCTACCTCAACGAAGGGACTACCCTCCATCTGGCGGAACTCGCGCCGCTCCGCCGCCTGCGCAGCGTCTCGATCAACCGTGCGACAGCGGTCACAGCGGCCGTGTCGCCCGGCGTGCCGGTCGAGTGGCTGTCGATCGACGCCGCCGAGATCGACCTTTCGTCACTGGGCGGGCATCCGACCCTGTGGGGACTGAAGCTCGCCTCCCGCTCCCCGGTCGCGATCGGGGCGCTGGCCAACCTGCCGGCCCTCGCCCACCTCGACCTGTCCGGGGCCCACGTGAGCGACCTGTACCGGGTCGCGGACTTGCCCGGCCTCCGGGTGCTGGAGCTCAGCCTGGCCCAGTGGCGGGAACTGCGCGAGCGCGATGCGCTGCCGACCGGGCTGGCGGCCGCAGCGCTGAACGGATTCGCCCGGCTAAAGGAAGCCGACGAGTGGGCCACCTGGCTGCGAGGAGCCGCCGGCCCGCGGTGA
- a CDS encoding class I SAM-dependent methyltransferase, producing the protein MRTFSDLVDEAAAVDVSGWDFGWLEGRATEERPPWGYSRLIASRLPQVTSALDIDTGGGEIIAEVPHLPPRMVVTEGWRPNAERARRALSPRGVEVVPVEQGRPLPFPDASFELVTSRHPVDPDWNEIARVLTDDGTYLAQHVGPASTFELIEFFRGPLPRERLGRHPDREAAAARAAALEIVDLRTARCRMEFFDIGAVVYTLRKCVWWVPDFTVERYRDTLERLDAHIRHHGAFVAHSTRTLVEARRAPR; encoded by the coding sequence GTGCGTACGTTCAGTGACCTGGTCGATGAGGCCGCCGCAGTGGACGTGTCCGGCTGGGACTTCGGCTGGCTCGAAGGCCGGGCGACGGAAGAGCGGCCGCCGTGGGGATACTCGCGGTTGATCGCATCGCGCCTGCCCCAGGTCACCTCGGCCCTGGACATCGACACCGGTGGCGGCGAGATCATCGCCGAGGTGCCGCACCTACCGCCGAGAATGGTCGTCACCGAAGGCTGGCGCCCGAACGCCGAGCGCGCCCGTCGGGCGTTGTCGCCCCGCGGTGTCGAGGTCGTGCCCGTCGAGCAAGGCCGGCCCCTGCCCTTCCCCGACGCCAGCTTCGAGCTGGTGACGAGCCGTCATCCGGTGGACCCCGACTGGAACGAGATCGCCCGCGTGCTCACCGATGACGGCACGTACCTCGCTCAGCACGTCGGGCCGGCCTCCACGTTCGAGCTCATCGAGTTCTTCCGCGGCCCGCTGCCGCGGGAGCGGCTCGGCCGTCACCCCGATCGTGAGGCCGCGGCAGCGCGGGCGGCCGCGCTCGAGATCGTGGACCTGCGCACCGCTCGTTGCCGGATGGAGTTCTTCGACATCGGCGCGGTCGTCTACACCCTGCGCAAGTGCGTGTGGTGGGTGCCCGACTTCACGGTGGAGCGGTACCGGGACACCCTCGAGCGACTGGACGCCCACATCCGCCACCACGGCGCCTTCGTGGCCCACTCGACTCGGACCCTCGTCGAGGCCAGACGCGCACCCCGCTGA
- a CDS encoding ArdC family protein — protein MATRRGTSPSDKQREQWAAERRAKLADLHERVVAEVGKITDSDQWRRWLQFAAKFHGYSFNNVLLIMAQRPDATWVAGYKRWKTEFGRHVRKGEKGIAILAPVTKRVTDDPQESPEDRSEPTKQDPQLSAAEQTAQPARVLHTFKPVAVFDISQTEGPDIDVPGGPAFADVMPQLLEGQAPAGLYDQLVMLAEERGYTVERGDCRGANGFTDYTNRLIKVRDDVDDAQAVKTMIHELGHVDLHTPSDFGWETTRGCRGEREVEAESVAFLVAERYGLDTSTYTFAYVALWAQRAAEQTGQSPEGIVQAAGQRIVSAAFRITEAVDINGTPDGATVAPALAAQVTSGVRRASAARATAEASASRATASIDQPLVAAARAFPPLFRTVHADDLAPTPAAANAVTARRGTRLP, from the coding sequence ATGGCTACCCGACGAGGGACGTCGCCAAGCGACAAGCAGCGAGAACAATGGGCCGCCGAACGACGGGCCAAGCTCGCCGACCTCCACGAGCGCGTCGTCGCGGAGGTCGGCAAGATCACGGACAGCGATCAGTGGCGCCGGTGGCTTCAGTTCGCCGCCAAGTTCCACGGCTACTCCTTCAACAACGTCTTGCTGATCATGGCACAGCGCCCAGATGCAACGTGGGTCGCCGGCTACAAGCGGTGGAAGACCGAGTTCGGCCGGCACGTGCGCAAGGGTGAGAAGGGCATCGCCATCCTGGCCCCGGTCACGAAGCGCGTGACGGACGATCCGCAGGAAAGCCCCGAGGACCGCAGCGAGCCCACGAAGCAGGACCCTCAACTGTCGGCGGCGGAGCAGACCGCCCAGCCGGCGCGAGTCCTGCACACGTTCAAGCCCGTGGCCGTCTTCGACATCAGCCAGACCGAAGGTCCGGACATCGATGTGCCCGGCGGACCTGCGTTCGCTGACGTTATGCCCCAACTCCTCGAGGGCCAGGCGCCCGCAGGGTTGTACGACCAGTTGGTCATGCTCGCCGAGGAGCGGGGATACACCGTTGAGCGCGGTGACTGCCGAGGCGCGAACGGGTTCACCGACTACACCAACCGGTTGATCAAGGTCCGCGACGACGTGGACGACGCCCAAGCCGTCAAGACGATGATCCACGAGCTCGGACATGTGGACCTGCACACGCCGAGCGACTTCGGTTGGGAGACCACCCGCGGCTGCCGGGGCGAGCGGGAGGTCGAGGCCGAGAGCGTCGCGTTTCTGGTCGCCGAACGCTACGGGCTGGACACCTCGACGTACACCTTCGCCTACGTCGCGCTGTGGGCACAGCGCGCCGCCGAGCAGACCGGCCAGAGCCCAGAGGGCATTGTGCAGGCCGCCGGCCAGCGCATCGTCTCCGCCGCGTTCCGCATCACCGAAGCCGTCGACATCAACGGCACCCCCGACGGCGCCACCGTCGCACCGGCGCTGGCCGCCCAAGTGACCAGCGGTGTACGCCGCGCCTCAGCGGCGCGCGCCACCGCCGAAGCCTCCGCCAGCCGTGCGACCGCCAGCATCGACCAGCCGCTTGTCGCAGCCGCGCGCGCGTTTCCGCCGCTTTTCCGAACGGTGCACGCCGACGACCTAGCTCCAACCCCGGCCGCTGCCAACGCCGTCACCGCCCGGAGAGGAACGCGCCTACCATGA
- a CDS encoding DUF1963 domain-containing protein, with protein sequence MHTTPLAPIDMDAVFPQLRAFARTTIRLHPRKGSPSVEQSSVGGSLLWPANEPWPTCDGEGLDDHPAEAEVPLVPVLQLLADDVPELPFPEGSDVLQVLWCPFDHDPWSAPLPRLRWRRRSTIGPRLAAMPTPHEDAEAWYVPDACVVDPERVVEYPSYDLPHEVWSQIQEAARRVEADHGWEYDTDLAVASGIKVGGYPGWTQSPDWPVCMCGVRMEHLLTIATWEFSRGDERRWVPLEDRPAMIGWGFDSPDDHPWRSLQNPAGLMLGDAGGVYIFVCTSCPERPHDHRFDCS encoded by the coding sequence GTGCACACCACCCCGCTGGCTCCGATCGATATGGACGCGGTCTTCCCGCAGTTGCGTGCGTTCGCGCGGACGACCATCCGGCTGCATCCACGCAAGGGCTCGCCGTCGGTCGAGCAGAGCTCCGTGGGCGGGTCGCTGCTGTGGCCGGCGAACGAGCCCTGGCCAACCTGTGACGGTGAAGGTCTGGACGATCATCCCGCCGAGGCTGAGGTGCCACTCGTGCCGGTCCTGCAACTGCTCGCCGACGATGTGCCCGAGCTGCCATTCCCAGAGGGCTCGGACGTGCTGCAGGTGCTGTGGTGCCCCTTTGACCATGATCCCTGGAGTGCTCCGCTTCCGCGCTTGCGCTGGCGGCGACGATCAACGATCGGACCCCGACTGGCGGCGATGCCCACGCCACACGAGGACGCCGAAGCGTGGTATGTGCCCGACGCGTGCGTCGTCGATCCCGAGCGGGTGGTCGAGTACCCGTCGTACGACCTGCCGCATGAGGTGTGGTCGCAGATCCAGGAAGCGGCGCGCCGGGTCGAGGCTGACCACGGCTGGGAGTACGACACCGACCTGGCGGTCGCTTCCGGGATCAAGGTCGGCGGCTACCCCGGCTGGACGCAGTCGCCTGACTGGCCGGTTTGCATGTGCGGGGTTCGGATGGAGCATCTGCTCACCATCGCCACCTGGGAGTTCAGCCGGGGCGACGAGCGACGTTGGGTCCCGCTGGAGGACCGGCCCGCAATGATCGGATGGGGCTTCGACAGCCCGGATGACCATCCGTGGCGGTCGCTTCAGAACCCGGCAGGATTGATGCTCGGCGACGCCGGCGGCGTCTACATCTTCGTCTGCACATCATGTCCAGAGCGTCCCCACGACCACCGATTCGACTGCTCCTGA